From a single Eleginops maclovinus isolate JMC-PN-2008 ecotype Puerto Natales chromosome 2, JC_Emac_rtc_rv5, whole genome shotgun sequence genomic region:
- the LOC134884186 gene encoding alpha-1,3-mannosyl-glycoprotein 4-beta-N-acetylglucosaminyltransferase C-like, with amino-acid sequence MWKSVDKMRCFRKRSMFPFLGFLITFLLFFNLYMDDGYVLEAEKRQLGETLMHPGNSERYVHTFRDLSNFSGTINVTYRYLAGIPLPRKKYLTIGLSSVKRKKGNYLLETIKSIFDQSSYEELKEIVVVVHLADFDLAWCENLVQEITRKFAHHIIAGRLLVIQAPEEYYPSLDGLKRNYNDPEDRVRFRSKQNVDYAFLLNFCTNLSHFYMMLEDDVRCSRNFLTGLKKVITSREGSYWVMLEFSKLGYIGKLYHSRDLPRLAHFLLMFYQEMPCDWLLIHFRGLLAQKDVIRFKPSLFQHMGYYSSYKGAENKLKDDDFEEDSIDIPDNPPASLYTNINVFENYDATKAYSTVDEYFWGKPPCTGDFFLIIFNKSTKISRIKIVTGTEDRQNDILHHGALEVGQKSVDTKQGRQCTSYITLGEFKGGSIEVDNVDHKIGFDIECVRLVVTATQKEWLIIRTISLWTTQPVSQFIN; translated from the exons ATGTGGAAGTCCGTGGACAAGATGAGGTGCTTCAGGAAACGCTCCATGTTCCCCTTCCTCGGCTTCCTCatcaccttcctcctcttcttcaacCTCTACATGGACGATGGATACGTGCTG gagGCAGAAAAGAGACAGCTGGGAGAGACCCTGATGCATCCTGGGAACTCAGAGAGATACGTGCACACCTTCAGGGATCTGTCCAACTTCTCCGGGACCATCAACGTGACGTATCGCTACCTCGCAGGAATCCCTCTGCCACGCAAAA AGTATCTCACCATCGGTTTGTCATCTGTGAAGAGGAAAAAGGGGAACTACCTCCTGGAGACGATCAAATCCATCTTCGATCAGTCCAGCTACGAGGAGCTCAAAGAGATCGTGGTCGTGGTCCACCTGGCAGACTTTGACCTGGCCTGGTGTGAGAACCTGGTGCAGGAAATCACCAGGAAGTTTGCGCACCACATCATAGCGGGACGCCTGCTGGTGATCCAGGCCCCGGAGGAGTACTACCCCTCTCTGGACGGGCTGAAGAGGAACTACAACGACCCGGAGGACCGCGTCCGCTTCCGCTCCAAGCAGAACGTGGACTACGCTTTCCTCCTCAACTTCTGCACCAACCTGTCTCACTTCTACATGATGCTGGAGGACGACGTGCGCTGCTCCAGAAACTTTCTGACAGGGCTGAAGAAGGTGATCACCTCCAGAGAAGGATCCTACTGGGTGATGCTGGAGTTCTCCAAGCTGGGCTACATCGGGAAGCTGTACCACTCCAGAGACCTGCCGCGCCTGGCTCATTTCCTCCTCATGTTCTACCAGGAGATGCCCTGCGACTGGCTGCTCATCCACTTCAGGGGTCTGCTGGCCCAGAAGGACGTGATCCGCTTCAAGCCCTCGCTGTTTCAGCACATGGGCTACTACTCGTCCTACAAAGGAGCAGAGAACAAGCTGAAGGACGACGACTTCGAGGAAGACTCCATAGACATTCCCGACAACCCTCCTGCCAGCCTTTACACCAACATCAACGTCTTTGAGAACTACGACGCCACCAAGGCTTACAGCACTGTGGACGAGTACTTCTGGGGGAAGCCTCCGTGCACGGGGGATTTCTTTCTTATAATCTTTAACAAATCGACTAAAATCAGCAGGATTAAAATAGTGACGGGCACCGAGGACAGACAAAATGACATCCTTCACCACGGAGCGCTGGAGGTGGGACAGAAGTCTGTGGACACTAAACAGGGCCGGCAGTGCACGTCCTACATCACACTGGGGGAGTTTAAAGGCGGGAGCATCGAGGTGGACAACGTCGATCATAAGATCGGCTTCGACATCGAGTGTGTGCGGCTCGTTGTCACCGCCACTCAGAAGGAGTGGCTCATCATAAGGACTATCAGCTTATGGACCACACAGCCTGTGAGCCAGTTCATAAATTAA
- the rnf141 gene encoding RING finger protein 141 → MGQQLSGQALNRLPEKLVKHAGLVRDSGYLTYEEFLGRVSELNDVTAKLASGQQKHLLFEVQPGSDATALWKVAVRVLCTKINKETGMVEASRIMNLYQFIQLYRDVTSQAAEVLSAEGATSAQLPSTDSCQASMWMGRVKQLTDEEECCICMDGKSDLILPCAHSFCQKCIDKWSGQSRNCPICRLQVTAANDSWVMSDIPTEDDLAGYILNLADEAGHPHQP, encoded by the exons ATGGGCCAGCAGCTCTCAGGTCAGGCGTTGAACCGTCTGCCTGAGAAGCTGGTGAAACACGCCGGACTCGTACGAGACAGCGGCTACCTGACCTACGAGGAGTTTCTGGGGAGAGTGTCCGAACTTAACGACGT TACGGCTAAGCTAGCTTCTGGACAGCAGAAGCACCTGCTGTTTGAAGTGCAGCCAGGATCCGATGCCACGGCCTTGTGGAAGGTGGCTGTCAGAGTCCTCTGTACCAAG ATCAACAAGGAGACCGGTATGGTGGAGGCCTCTCGCATCATGAACCTGTACCAGTTCATCCAGCTGTACCGAGACGTCACCAGCCAGGCTGCAGAGGTTCTGTCTGCAGAGGGAGCCACCTCCGCACAGCTGCCCTCCACAGACTCCTGCCAGGCCAGCATGTGGATGGGCAG aGTGAAGCAGCTGACGGATGAGGAGGAGTGCTGCATCTGCATGGACGGAAAGTCCGACCTGATTCTGCCCTGTGCACACAGCTTCTGCCAGAAGTGCATTGATAAATG GAGTGGGCAGAGTCGAAACTGTCCGATATGTCGCCTGCAGGTGACTGCTGCCAATGACTCGTGGGTAATGTCTGACATCCCCACAGAGGACGACCTCGCTGGCTACATCCTCAACTTGGCGGATGAGGCGGGCCACCCACACCAGCCTtaa